One window of the Trifolium pratense cultivar HEN17-A07 linkage group LG2, ARS_RC_1.1, whole genome shotgun sequence genome contains the following:
- the LOC123909702 gene encoding zinc finger BED domain-containing protein RICESLEEPER 2-like has protein sequence MNKIVLDGKYLHFRPISHILNLVVNDGLKTNQLAISKIRTTVRFVRSSSQRLVKFKECVGFAGITSNKILRLDVATRWNSTYLMLESAEPFQVAFDKLDFEDPSYIEYYGPNSSPPNFEDWDKACAFMKFFKIFYDAIKIFSTSTHVTIHAAFHQLYKIHIELKLAIMDSDPVMSAMGKDMKLKYEKYWENVVKMNDLIYFVVVLDPCYKMKFFEFILPQMYNSKLENESLTKMKANMLNMFNWYASAHDKKNELEKYLDEPNFDDDGNFDLLLWCKENSLKYPVL, from the exons ATGGCTTGAAAACCAACCAATTGGCCATTTCTAAGATTCGAACAACTGTGAGGTTTGTGAGATCATCCTCTCAAAGACTTGTGAAgtttaaagagtgtgttgggtTTGCGGGAATAACTTCCAATAAGATTCTTCGTCTAGATGTTGCCACTAGGTGGAACTCAACCTACCTAATGCTAGAGTCAGCTGAACCTTTTCAAGTTGCTTTTGATAAGCTTGACTTTGAAGACCCTAGTTATATTGAGTACTATGGGCCTAATTCTTCTCCCCCTAATTTTGAAGATTGGGATAAAGCTTGTGCCTTTATGAAATTCTTCAAGATATTCTATGATGCCATAAAGATTTTTTCAACCTCTACACATGTAACCATACATGCTGCATTTCACCAACTTTACAAAATACACATCGAGTTGAAGTTGGCCATTATGGATTCAGATCCTGTTATGAGTGCCATGGGGAAGGACATGAAActgaaatatgaaaaatattgggAAAATGTTGTGAAGATGAATGatctaatttattttgttgtagTTCTTGATCCATGTTATAAGATGAAGttttttgagtttattttacCTCAAATGTACAATTCTAAATTGGAAAATGAGTCGTTAACCAAAATGAAAGCTAATATGTTGAACATGTTTAATTGGTATGCTTCAGCCCAT GACAAGAAAAATGAGCTTGAGAAATATTTGGATGAACCTAACTTTGATGATGATGGTAACTTTGATCTACTGTTGTGGTGTAAAGAAAATTCCTTGAAATATCcggttttataa